DNA from Clupea harengus chromosome 2, Ch_v2.0.2, whole genome shotgun sequence:
GGCCTCAGCCAGTTTCTTCATTTGCTTTAGCACCCTTTTGCCCCAGCTTTAGATCCTggaacagggagacagacatgtTCCCCAGAGTTCCGTGTTGACATGGCTAACACTACATTTGACTTGGATATTGgatatatttactgtatgtgaACTGATGTGTaggcataatatatatatttctgttgGAAACTTTATGGTTGAGTTTAATCATGTGCCATTGTAAATACTTTTTTCATAAAAGCATAATTTCCCACACAAAAGTACCAGGTCAACTGTGTTCCATTCTATACAATGTATGAGGATTTACCTTGCCTGCTGATATGCAGTGTTCTCTCCATTTGTTAAATCCACAAACACAATGAATTAGTCTTCAAAAAAGTGCTTGGAGGTATTGTGTGAACAATCTTAGTTTTAAAATCTTAGGTTATGTTGAGaccttgtgtgtaaatgtaacaaACGTGACAAATTCCATTTCTACTGCAGTGGACATCCTCATGCACTTCACATCAAAAGGAAGTGTCGTGTGCACAACCTCCAAACCACAAGCTCTACTTAACATTGCTAGCAAGCATTGCTCTCATCAGATTAATGAAGAGCAGGTCCTCGAAGTGAGGGATTTTAACTCTTTAACTCTGTTGCCCTCACCCTGTGGTTCCCACGGTAAGAACTGTGACACTAAACTCTTTGTATCAGAATCAATATCACTCTCCCTGCCAGCAACATTTCACAGTCATGACTCAGCAGAACACAGAGGTCGGCCTCCTCTGACAAGAGTGGCCTTACACCGAGAGGGAAATAAATATTTCACCTGTCCCTGCGAGTCTGTCCAGCAGTTGTGGAAGACTGAGACCATCCAATTGAAATGAAAGCACATGTTTAATATAACAACAACTTCATAGTGGGCAACAGGCTAAGCTGGTTAAAAAAATATCCCCCTTTAAATAGTTAATGAATAGAATATTGTGAAAAGCACAATTTTTATAAACTATGTAATGACTTTAACCAGACCTTCAAATCTAGGTCAATGAATAGCAAAAtatcatacatttaaaaatcagACAGAAAAGAATAAATTCAGCCCACACATCTGAGGTGTGCTGGAATTAGACAAGCTCATTTTTGCTCGCATCATTTCAAATTTCAGATTCCAAGTTCTCTAACTGTGTGGCTACACTGGCCAATTTGATACTCTCTCCATCTGAAATGTACGCTGAGCTTGCTCCGACACCACTGTCACCCTGTGATGTGGCGGATGTTTGATCTTTCTTAAGAGTTCCATCCTGTGGAGAATTCTGTTGGTTCCTTAACTTTGGCACAAGTGGATGCATTGAGGACTTAGCTGACCAGGGTTTTGAAAGAGCCCTGCGGTTCACGTGCTCCAAGGGACGGCGACACAGGAGCACCTGGAGGAATGTCTTGCGAAACTGACTCGAGGACAAGTTGTAGAGGAAGGGGTTGATCACAGAGCTAAGGTAGAAGAAGGTGTCGGCCACCGGGTGGAGAGTCACGTAGCTGCTTAAATATGCTAATGTCCATGAGCTCTTCGGGTGGACTGCGGTCATAAGGCGTCGGACCTGGTTTGGGATCCAACAGATGATCAGTGAGACCACTATCAAGCCTGTAAGGAagtgagaaacaaagagagagatatatatagtTCAGATATAGCCACGGTCTGAGCAAGCCAGGGAGCAGAGAGGTAATAGGGCGAGCACTAGCATtatgctaaatgaatgaatgtaaaggTAAGAATGATACTGGAGCTGCAAAGCACACTATGGAAAGCACCTTGGTGTAACTCAGCTTGCATAGCACAGAATGAATACCTGTCAATGATCATCTTCTAAAATAATTACACAAAGGGGATTAACACTGATGATTACATTTGTCAAGTGGTTTTTTTTaactacaaaaaaaagagtttgAACAACTGTTAATCTGACATGTTTCCTTTAGAACTTTACTATCACCAACATTTCTTGGGCCAGTTATATCTCATCAACCATGTTTTGGGCTAGTTTGCTGGTTAGTGGTTTTGAAccattttcaacatattcagAATAATGCACAGCACATTGCAGTCATCAAGTAGTTATGGACAGGGGGTGTTATTTCATGTTTATGTCTCAATGTTTGTGCTAGATGGTTTACTGGGCCATAAAAACACACCGATTACAATAACAAATCATAAACATAACTTTGATAACACAAAGGTTTTCAGGTCTGAACTCATTCAGCATGTAATGGCTCTAACGAGATAAGAGATCTTTATGCCTCCTGTGCTATGTCCTGCATGTTCTGGTCAGAGATCTTTTCAGAGCCCATAACCAAAGTAATGACTCTGTGCTTGTGATGTGCTTGCCTACTCTGatagaatttttttatttaaaagtgaatctaaaaaaaCTGTAGATAAATGTTTATATATGGTAGCAGATGTTTTTATATAGGAACTTTATTAAAACAcaaaaggaatacatttaaacaATAACTTGGAACggaatgcagaaagagattgcatttggtccaggtccaggtgttcaaattcattaaTATAAACATGGCTCCCAACCTCCCACATCAATCCCCATTCATGCAAAATAATAGTCACTGCTGCTCCTGCGTTTTACGCACATCTATAGTCACCAGTACCTTTGTGTAACGCCAATGAATACCTTTACATGTCCACTCTCTCCCATTGGGCCAATGATGGCCAATGGTAATCAGGCTTTcactcacatgttttttttgcccGGGGTTCTGGATGCATCGACTGCACCAAATAGCTTGCAATTTGTTCGCACCAGTCACCATAGAAAATGGAACTGAGGctctgttcgaaatgtcttaaaatgcctccttccttccttccttccttccttcctattaagggagcagggactgttcgaaatgtcttaaaccttcTCTTCCGCTTTAATAAGATaacttgaaatacgtcacataacggtcatttttcaagagaccATAGGAGCTGCCTTGATGTCTCaatggcggcaggtattacccataactctgtgcgccattccctaaccagagacaaatttaaaaaaagatggcagatgaaatcgtcgaagtcccacaaaagtattcaccgatgtaagtttctttgcttttttttggtaatttaaaaaaaaaagttactgagaaataaacagtgtacaaaaatagtctgatttcgttagcgatgtatccgttcgccaggtcgctaacagtagctgctagctagcaaataagcacacacagcgtgatgaCGTCACATGTTGTCGtacatgttgccgtacatgctatcttaatagactgttcgaaatcaacggtttttgagataccttcccccgaaaggacttGTCTTGTCAGACACCTGTCcgacaagagatcaaggattaagacagctatctaagattTCGAACAGAGCCTGAGTCTGACCTGTTCTGCTCCCACAACTCGCACCGCAGCATGTGCCAAAATGCCTGATATAACATTTAGCATTTCAACAAAAATGTAAGCTATTTTTCCAGTACCTAGCTCCAAAGTTGCAAATGTTTTCCATTAGACTAATTtagattatttatttgaatataTATCACGTTATGCATGTTTAGACATTTAGCATCGTAGGCCAAAATACATTCTCCAGAATGGGCGTGAGACATTCTGTATTGATGTCGACAAAAACATTATATTGTTATGGAATCTAAGTGAGCAAAACACTTTcttcaaattcatcaacataaacTTAGCTTGCAACCTCCCATATCATTCCTCAATCATGCAGGATATTAGTCACTGCTGCTCTTTAGTTTTACGCACATATGCTACCTACAGTCACCAATAGCAGTAGTTTGTCATGGAATTTAAGTGAGTTAAACACTTTCTTCTTTTACAGGCTCCAAATCAAATACCCTGATTTACAATAAAACAGTCAGTTCGAAGACATGCGGCTAGGGCATATTAAAATAGTTCTTACAAGCCGTCAACGAATGTAATTGTTTTGAACAGAAGAAGCGgtttattccttgtaaaagCGCTCATGGCGAACACTGCATAACCCAGAGCGATCTTGCCATTGTCATACATTGTAATCTTGTCTGACACATTTAGTTTAAAGGCATCGTATGACAATGTTATTGATTGGctttaaacaaacatttcaCTAATTATCTTCAGccactgcctttttttttttgcagcagtGTTTCCGCCAGCCGTTTTGCCATCAAAATAGGGCCTTATGAGTCCTCGTAGTAGCCAAGCTCTTCCATCAGATATCAAAATGAGTAATTCCTGCTTCACTAATGCTGACAAAAACTCCAGGCCACCCAGCACCTCACCCAACATTAGGTACATCTTAGAGTAGACACAAAGCAGACAATGTTAAAGAAGGAGCATCACCACTTGACTAATGTCTACAGTCTGGAGTGCTTTGGACAGATCTTCAACAGATGATGACACCACAGTGTCTGGCTAGTTCTTGTAATGGTAAACATCAGAGCTGGGTCTGACAAAAAGTCAGTTGTTTGTAATTGGAAACTGCCCCTactcacatgtacatacatgtatgGGAATCTGTACTTCAAACCATGGGTCAAAGAAATGTAGCCATACTTCCAAATTAATTCTTTAGTTACTTttcttctgtctccctcacactaAAATGTTCACTGTAAAGCTGTTGAAAAAAACATCTTAGAGCCTTACACAATAACATTCATTAATTTAAGGGGTTACAGAGCTGTATACATACCCAGAAATATAATAGTCTGCTTCCTGGCAGTTTTGACCTGTTCACTTTCATTCCGGGTCACGTTCCCTGCAGAGACCCTGATCGCTTTGATCATGCCCCTGCACATGAACGCCACCAGGGCGAGCACCACGATGTACACCACAAAGGCCACAGAGATGCTGGTTCTGTACATGATCCAGTGCTCCGACAGGTTGGTGCAGAAGGTCAGGTTTTGAACGGGTTGaccgcctctctctctaacgAAGCCCTCCGTTCCCGTGGCGACGAGCAGCGGCAGGGCCACCAGCACCGAGGCCAGCCACGCGAAGAGGATGAGGTAGGTCGTGCGCCTCCCCGAAAGAGTTTTGTAGCGAAACGGGTAGCAAATGGCCACAAAGCGCTCAAGGCTCATCGTGGCCACGTTCAGGAGAGTGGCGTAACTGCATGTCTCAAACAAAAAGTTGTAGATCTTGCAAGAGGCATCCCCCGATGCAGATGAGAAGGGGTACCAGGTGGCACTGTAGAGCTCTACTGGCATCCCGATGAGCAGAACTAGTAGGTCCGAACACGCCAGGCTAACCATGTGGTTTGTCACGTTCTTCTGCAGGTACCCTTTGCGCCTCAGGAGGGTTGTTGCCTGGATGGTCACACTGTTGCCGACAATGCCCAGTAGTAACATGACGCTGTAGAGCACTGTGAGAAAAACTTTCACTGGAGTGGCAGCCTCAAGATCTCTCCAGTTTGGTGAATCTTCTTCCATGATCTCAAGTACACAGCAAGCTTATGATACTAAAATGAATTATAACCCTTCGAGGAAATTCTCTGACAGAGAACAATGATATCAGGTCAGCTCTGAAAGCTGTGTGTTTCAGCAGAACGCAACAGGAAACAACAGAGGAAACATTGACAGTCAACCCACGCACTTAATCTGATTTCAAACGAAACCGGAAAAACTAAGGTCAAATAAAGTTTAACCCCACGTCTACCTCAAACCCCTGAATGCAGTCGGCCACCTCACCATCTGGCCCCCCAAAATCCACTGGCATAAATCACGGCCCGTCCCGAAGCGAAGGTGGCCATGGCTTCTCTGGCTCTGATTCATTCCTCTATCGCAGTTTGTGCTGGTTAATGATCTATCCTGTTCCGGGACCAGAGGCCACGCTGGTCTGATATCACAGGCTCTGGAGTGAACTCTGTGTGGGCTTCCCCTCCAGCtaaaaggtgcagtctgccGCGGGGCCGAGCGTGGGTGGAACGCTGAGGTCACATGACTTCTGATCTAAACAGTGGTGAGGCGTGTTCAGAACTCAATGGAGTAAGTGAGAGACAGGGGCACAGCCTCAAGTGTCACCTTGAGATCAAcaagtggagagggagagggagtgggagccAAGGGAAATGGTAATTGAAGATACAGACACTATCAAACTGAGTTGCGCAATGTATGCACacgggcacacgcacacacacatgcgcacacaggcacactgaagGATGGAACCATACACACCAGCAGTGTCGTTGTCTTACACTAACTTGTAGTAACTTTTTGTCTTACACCAAGTCATTTCTTGTTCTaattcttgttcttgttctaacACTTGGTTGGTCCAGTGTGGAAGGATGGCATACAAAAGGATCTATTTAATCTATGAACATTTTTCGTAAATATCAGTAAGGTACAGAGGACTCTTTAACTTGTTCATTTAGAGATACTGTCATAGTGACTACAAAACCTCTGACAGGCAGTTCAATATATGAATCATTGGTAGTTTGCTATGTAGAGCTGAAACATGTTTAGCAATGACAGAAAGCCTATTTATACACAAAACATGGAAAGGAAGGACAATTGTAAATAAATCCAATTGAGACATTTGAGTTTCAATCCACACAAATCAAATTGGCTTGCAAAATTCACCTTTAGTAACAAGTCTCATTTTATTCTTTTAAAacggagaacagagggagagggaagagtaaAACATATAGGAGAAGGATGAGTGTAGGAGTGGGAAGAGTAAAATATATAGGAGAAGGATGAGTGTAGGAGTGGGAAGAGTAAAACACATAGGAGATGGATGAGTGTCAGAGAGGGAAAGCACTCACAAAACACCAGCCTGGAGATTTTGTTTAGATGACGTCTTGAAGTTGACCATGAGATTTGTCCGA
Protein-coding regions in this window:
- the gpr39 gene encoding G-protein coupled receptor 39, whose protein sequence is MEEDSPNWRDLEAATPVKVFLTVLYSVMLLLGIVGNSVTIQATTLLRRKGYLQKNVTNHMVSLACSDLLVLLIGMPVELYSATWYPFSSASGDASCKIYNFLFETCSYATLLNVATMSLERFVAICYPFRYKTLSGRRTTYLILFAWLASVLVALPLLVATGTEGFVRERGGQPVQNLTFCTNLSEHWIMYRTSISVAFVVYIVVLALVAFMCRGMIKAIRVSAGNVTRNESEQVKTARKQTIIFLGLIVVSLIICWIPNQVRRLMTAVHPKSSWTLAYLSSYVTLHPVADTFFYLSSVINPFLYNLSSSQFRKTFLQVLLCRRPLEHVNRRALSKPWSAKSSMHPLVPKLRNQQNSPQDGTLKKDQTSATSQGDSGVGASSAYISDGESIKLASVATQLENLESEI